In one window of Nakamurella sp. PAMC28650 DNA:
- a CDS encoding DUF3043 domain-containing protein has product MSFLRRKTADQASDTAVAVVPEAPAVGKGRPTPKRSEAQGRRGPVAPPPKTQREAVKRSKEVGKTLTKDEKRVASGERRERMMRGDDAYVLPRDRGPVRAFVRDVTDSRRNIAGILLPVALLSFIILLIRNQTVQLIGPLILLVAIVAAVADSIVFGRQLSRRVAEKFPKGDPSGLSVKPRSLAFYAFNRACLIRKWRVPRPRVTRGDVV; this is encoded by the coding sequence GTGAGCTTTCTGCGCCGCAAGACGGCTGACCAGGCATCCGACACCGCTGTCGCGGTCGTGCCGGAGGCACCTGCCGTTGGCAAGGGCCGACCGACGCCGAAGCGGAGCGAAGCCCAGGGACGACGGGGACCGGTCGCCCCGCCCCCGAAGACCCAGCGCGAGGCCGTCAAGCGCTCCAAGGAAGTCGGGAAGACGCTGACCAAGGACGAGAAGCGGGTGGCCTCCGGCGAACGTCGCGAGAGGATGATGCGCGGCGACGACGCCTACGTCCTGCCCCGCGACCGCGGCCCGGTCCGTGCGTTCGTCCGCGACGTCACCGACTCCCGCCGCAACATCGCCGGCATCCTGTTGCCTGTCGCCCTGCTGTCCTTCATCATCCTGCTGATCAGGAACCAGACGGTGCAGCTGATCGGGCCGCTGATCCTGCTGGTCGCCATCGTCGCCGCTGTCGCCGACTCGATCGTCTTCGGCCGTCAGCTCAGCCGCCGGGTGGCGGAGAAGTTCCCGAAGGGTGATCCGTCCGGCCTGTCGGTCAAGCCCCGGTCCCTCGCCTTCTACGCGTTCAACCGCGCGTGCCTGATCCGCAAGTGGCGTGTTCCGCGCCCGCGGGTCACTCGTGGGGACGTCGTCTGA
- a CDS encoding iron-sulfur cluster assembly accessory protein gives MTTAETEIPTQVSAPTEEVERAHGVTLSDTAAAKAKALLERDGSSEMVLRIAVQPGGCSGLRYELFFDDRSLDGDALVTFDGIGLAVDRMSKPYLDGAVIDFVDTIEKQGFTIDNPNAQNSCACGDSFH, from the coding sequence ATGACAACCGCCGAGACCGAGATCCCCACCCAGGTCAGCGCGCCGACCGAAGAGGTCGAGCGTGCACATGGTGTGACCCTGTCCGACACCGCCGCCGCGAAGGCCAAGGCGCTGCTCGAGCGTGACGGAAGTTCCGAGATGGTGCTCCGTATCGCCGTCCAGCCCGGTGGCTGTTCCGGCCTGCGCTACGAACTCTTCTTCGACGACCGGAGCCTGGACGGCGACGCCCTCGTCACGTTCGACGGCATCGGGCTTGCCGTCGACCGCATGTCCAAGCCGTACCTGGACGGCGCGGTGATCGACTTCGTCGACACGATCGAGAAGCAGGGTTTCACGATCGACAACCCGAACGCGCAGAACTCCTGCGCCTGCGGGGATTCGTTCCACTGA
- a CDS encoding carbohydrate kinase family protein: MHFPGKFTDSLLPDQLDRVSLSFLVDDLVVRRGGVAANICFGMGLLGVQPILLDAVGADFDDYASWLERHGVDCSHVHIFRDVQTARFVCTTDDAMNQIGSFYAGAMARSREIEIGPVASTVSSIELVMISAGDPAAMVRHAEECRQRGYTFAADPSQQLARMEGVDAAKLVDGAAFWFSNDYELGLLLSKTGWTESQLLERVGHRVTTLGSKGVEIVAADGSRLHVPVVPELAKVDPTGVGDAFRAGFVAGQYRGLDFERSAQLGSLMATLVLETIGTQEYQFEPAAAMARLADCYGEAAAQQISNAMGFVSV; encoded by the coding sequence ATGCACTTCCCCGGCAAGTTCACCGACTCTCTGCTGCCCGACCAGTTGGACCGGGTCTCCCTCTCGTTCCTGGTGGACGATCTGGTGGTCCGTCGCGGAGGGGTGGCGGCCAACATCTGCTTCGGCATGGGCCTGCTCGGGGTCCAGCCGATCCTGCTCGACGCGGTCGGTGCGGACTTCGACGACTACGCCAGCTGGCTGGAGCGTCATGGCGTTGACTGCTCGCACGTCCACATCTTCCGCGACGTGCAGACTGCCCGCTTCGTCTGCACCACCGACGACGCGATGAACCAGATCGGCTCGTTCTACGCCGGCGCCATGGCCAGGTCCCGGGAGATCGAGATCGGTCCGGTGGCGTCCACCGTGTCCTCCATCGAACTGGTGATGATCAGTGCCGGCGACCCGGCCGCGATGGTCCGCCACGCCGAGGAGTGTCGCCAGCGTGGGTACACGTTCGCCGCGGATCCGTCCCAGCAGCTGGCGCGGATGGAGGGCGTCGACGCGGCGAAGCTCGTCGACGGTGCGGCCTTCTGGTTCTCCAACGACTACGAACTCGGCCTGCTGCTGTCCAAGACCGGGTGGACGGAGTCGCAACTGCTCGAGCGGGTGGGCCACCGCGTCACCACGCTGGGTTCCAAGGGCGTCGAGATCGTCGCCGCCGACGGCTCGCGGCTGCACGTGCCGGTGGTGCCAGAGCTCGCCAAGGTCGACCCGACCGGTGTCGGCGACGCGTTCCGGGCCGGTTTCGTCGCAGGGCAGTACCGCGGCCTCGACTTCGAGCGTTCGGCCCAGCTGGGCTCGCTGATGGCCACCCTCGTCCTGGAGACGATCGGCACCCAGGAGTACCAGTTCGAGCCCGCGGCCGCGATGGCCCGGCTGGCCGACTGCTACGGCGAGGCCGCCGCCCAGCAGATCTCGAACGCCATGGGGTTCGTCTCCGTCTAG
- the asnB gene encoding asparagine synthase (glutamine-hydrolyzing), which produces MCGLMGFLSWTGRAGDHVEEVAAGMRCARHRGPDDAGTWNDQDVVFGFNRLSIIDIAHSHQPLRWGPAESPDRYALVFNGEIYNYLELRESLRAEFGAEFATQGDGEAIVAGFHHWGKAVVSRLRGMFAFLIWDTHERVLFGARDPFGIKPLFTAALADGIGFSSEAKGLRELTGPAVVDQAALQHYLVLQYVPEPASMDVAIRRIESGTHFTVGPGAVAELRTERYFHPRFVPAKVSGEPAEKALYQRIADVLDDSVGAHMRADVTVGSFLSGGIDSTAIAALAKRYNPDLMTFTTGFDRAGFSEIDVAAESAAAIGVRHVVRVVSEEELTQTLPLIIWYLDEPVADPALVPLYFVANEARKHVKVVLSGEGADELFGGYNIYREPASLAPMTALPDPLRRGLAAVGRVLPQGFRGKDMLRRGAIDLEQRYYGNARIFREEQLPGLLRTYSPDRSLREVTDPIYARSLGSDPISRMQHIDLFTWLRGDILVKADKMTMANSLELRVPFLDPQVFDVARTVPPEYRVQGHATKVALRRAMELIVPAHVLNRKKLGFPVPIRHYLKEGSYDWARNIITGSQTQEYIDPVAVVKLLDDHRAGVADYSRPIWTVLVFQLWHEIFVTGAVRPEIPEPAYPVYL; this is translated from the coding sequence GTGTGTGGATTGATGGGCTTCCTCTCCTGGACCGGCCGGGCCGGCGATCACGTCGAGGAGGTCGCCGCCGGGATGCGGTGCGCCCGGCACCGTGGACCGGACGACGCGGGGACCTGGAACGACCAGGACGTGGTGTTCGGTTTCAACCGGCTGTCCATCATCGACATCGCGCACTCCCACCAGCCGCTGCGCTGGGGTCCGGCCGAATCGCCCGACCGCTACGCGCTCGTGTTCAACGGCGAGATCTACAACTACCTGGAGCTGCGGGAGTCGCTCCGTGCGGAATTCGGGGCCGAGTTCGCCACTCAGGGCGACGGCGAGGCGATCGTGGCCGGCTTCCACCACTGGGGCAAGGCGGTGGTCTCCCGGTTGCGCGGGATGTTCGCCTTCCTGATCTGGGACACCCACGAGCGGGTCCTGTTCGGCGCCCGCGATCCGTTCGGCATCAAGCCGTTGTTCACCGCGGCCCTGGCGGACGGCATCGGGTTCTCCTCGGAGGCGAAGGGACTGCGAGAGCTGACCGGCCCGGCCGTGGTCGACCAGGCCGCACTCCAGCACTACCTCGTCCTGCAGTACGTCCCGGAGCCCGCCAGCATGGACGTGGCGATCCGGCGGATCGAGTCCGGAACCCACTTCACCGTCGGTCCGGGCGCCGTCGCCGAGCTGCGGACCGAACGCTACTTCCACCCGAGGTTCGTCCCGGCCAAGGTGTCCGGGGAGCCGGCCGAGAAGGCGCTCTACCAGCGGATCGCCGATGTGCTCGACGATTCCGTCGGCGCACACATGCGTGCCGACGTGACGGTCGGTTCGTTCCTGTCCGGCGGGATCGACTCGACCGCGATCGCCGCGCTGGCCAAGCGCTACAACCCCGACCTGATGACGTTCACCACCGGGTTCGACCGGGCGGGATTCTCCGAGATCGACGTCGCCGCCGAGAGTGCCGCGGCGATCGGGGTGCGGCACGTGGTGCGGGTGGTGAGCGAGGAGGAGCTGACGCAGACCCTGCCGCTGATCATCTGGTACCTCGACGAGCCGGTCGCGGACCCGGCCCTGGTGCCCCTGTACTTCGTCGCCAACGAGGCACGCAAGCACGTCAAGGTGGTGCTCTCCGGCGAAGGTGCCGACGAGCTGTTCGGTGGCTACAACATCTACCGCGAGCCCGCTTCGCTGGCCCCGATGACGGCACTGCCCGACCCGCTGCGCCGGGGGCTGGCGGCCGTCGGACGAGTGCTGCCGCAGGGTTTCCGCGGCAAGGACATGTTGCGCCGCGGCGCGATCGATCTGGAGCAGCGCTACTACGGCAACGCCCGGATCTTCCGCGAGGAGCAACTCCCCGGTCTCCTGCGGACCTACTCCCCCGATCGTTCGTTGCGGGAGGTCACCGACCCGATCTACGCCCGGTCGCTGGGATCGGACCCCATCTCGCGGATGCAGCACATCGACCTGTTCACCTGGCTGCGCGGCGACATCCTGGTCAAGGCGGACAAGATGACGATGGCCAACTCGCTCGAGCTACGGGTGCCGTTCCTGGATCCGCAGGTCTTCGACGTGGCCAGGACCGTGCCGCCGGAATACCGGGTGCAGGGTCACGCGACCAAGGTCGCCCTTCGGCGGGCGATGGAACTGATCGTCCCCGCGCACGTGCTGAACCGGAAGAAGCTCGGCTTCCCGGTGCCGATCCGGCACTACCTCAAGGAGGGTTCGTACGACTGGGCGCGGAACATCATCACCGGTTCGCAGACCCAGGAGTACATCGACCCGGTCGCGGTGGTGAAGTTGCTGGACGACCACCGCGCCGGTGTGGCCGACTACTCCCGGCCGATCTGGACCGTCCTGGTCTTCCAGCTCTGGCACGAGATCTTCGTGACCGGCGCCGTCCGGCCGGAGATCCCCGAGCCCGCCTACCCCGTCTACCTCTAG
- a CDS encoding cytochrome c oxidase subunit II, whose amino-acid sequence MARSRSTRQLLLVGSLALAGLLVSGCSADDLPRFGWPTGQTPQALRMQHFWSWTFIAALCIGVGVWGLMFWTFAFHRKKKNSPLYPKQTKENLPLELVYTAVPFVMVAVLFYFAVTTENFVLKKVAHPDVNVNVTAFKWGWDFSYEGTIAPDSQPCTAIDPFACEVHTTGTATEVPIMILPVQKTIQYRLQSKDVIHSFWVPDFLFKRDVFPDPAANNTDNTFQNSITNPIAMVGRCAELCGTYHSSMNFEVRGVPQNVYDEYIKLRESKNPASGKGYTTAEALMKTGNDIPSCGKLCSPLSTTTYPINPNREAKSASLNTTGN is encoded by the coding sequence GTGGCTCGGTCTCGCAGTACTCGGCAGCTGTTGCTCGTCGGTTCCCTCGCACTGGCCGGCCTGCTGGTCAGTGGATGCTCGGCAGACGATCTGCCCCGGTTCGGCTGGCCGACGGGACAGACACCGCAGGCCCTCAGGATGCAGCACTTCTGGTCGTGGACCTTCATCGCAGCACTCTGCATCGGCGTGGGGGTTTGGGGTCTGATGTTCTGGACCTTCGCATTCCACCGCAAGAAGAAGAACTCGCCGCTCTACCCGAAGCAGACGAAGGAGAATCTGCCGCTCGAGCTGGTCTACACGGCCGTGCCGTTCGTCATGGTCGCCGTGCTGTTCTACTTCGCCGTGACCACCGAGAACTTCGTGCTGAAGAAGGTCGCGCACCCGGACGTCAACGTCAACGTCACGGCCTTCAAGTGGGGCTGGGACTTCAGCTACGAGGGCACCATCGCTCCTGACTCGCAGCCGTGCACGGCCATCGACCCGTTCGCCTGCGAGGTCCACACCACGGGCACGGCCACCGAAGTGCCGATCATGATCCTGCCGGTGCAGAAGACGATCCAGTACCGGCTGCAGTCCAAGGACGTCATCCACTCATTCTGGGTGCCGGACTTCCTGTTCAAGCGCGACGTCTTCCCAGATCCGGCGGCGAACAACACCGACAACACCTTCCAGAACAGCATCACGAACCCGATCGCCATGGTCGGCAGATGCGCCGAACTCTGCGGCACCTACCACTCCTCGATGAACTTCGAGGTCCGCGGGGTCCCGCAGAACGTCTACGACGAATACATCAAACTTCGCGAGTCCAAGAACCCGGCCTCCGGCAAGGGCTACACGACCGCCGAGGCGCTGATGAAGACGGGCAACGACATCCCGTCCTGCGGCAAGCTGTGCTCGCCGCTGTCGACGACCACGTATCCGATCAACCCCAACCGTGAGGCGAAGTCGGCCTCGCTCAACACGACGGGCAACTGA
- a CDS encoding cytochrome c oxidase subunit 4 has translation MQVEAWIFLALTGFFFIAAVLYTIFAGSVEPVGVVALFLTTGLSGIIGSFLAFSSRRLESARPEDNEDADIADGAGDVGFFSPGSYWPFAMALAAAFTAVSVAFLLVWMMVITIGFLLVTICGLLFEYHRRAPSH, from the coding sequence CTGCAGGTCGAGGCCTGGATCTTCCTGGCGCTGACCGGGTTCTTCTTCATCGCCGCCGTCCTCTACACGATCTTCGCCGGTTCGGTGGAGCCGGTCGGGGTCGTGGCCCTTTTCCTGACCACGGGGCTCTCCGGGATCATCGGATCCTTCCTGGCCTTCTCCTCGCGTCGTCTGGAAAGCGCCCGTCCCGAGGACAACGAGGATGCCGACATCGCCGACGGTGCAGGCGATGTGGGCTTCTTCTCGCCCGGCTCCTACTGGCCCTTCGCGATGGCCCTGGCGGCGGCTTTCACGGCCGTCTCCGTCGCCTTCCTGCTGGTCTGGATGATGGTGATCACCATCGGCTTCCTGCTCGTGACGATCTGCGGCCTGCTGTTCGAGTACCACCGCCGGGCACCGTCTCACTGA
- a CDS encoding dienelactone hydrolase family protein, translated as MTLSTLTPALQQLLDSVPEDGTTVSGETVRFAGEDTALEGYLARPAGDDDAPKPAVLIVHDWLGVTDHVRVRAEMMARLGYVTLAADVFGAGVRPSGPEEAAALAGQYYGDIPLFRSRLLANLERLRSEPGVDASRVGVMGYCFGGSGALEIARAGEEVAAVVAFHGGLGTSAPSTENGVHAAVLVLTGAEDPVVPPAAVQGFEDEMRAARVQDWQVVTYSGAMHAFAVPDTDAPAMGAQFQESANHRSWTAMQNFFSETLA; from the coding sequence ATGACCCTGTCCACCCTCACTCCCGCCCTACAGCAGTTGCTCGACTCGGTACCGGAGGACGGCACCACCGTTTCCGGCGAGACCGTACGGTTCGCGGGGGAGGACACCGCGCTGGAGGGCTACCTGGCCCGGCCGGCCGGTGACGACGACGCTCCCAAGCCCGCCGTCCTGATCGTCCACGACTGGCTGGGCGTCACCGACCACGTCCGGGTGCGGGCCGAGATGATGGCCCGGCTGGGGTATGTCACGCTGGCCGCCGATGTCTTCGGCGCCGGTGTCCGTCCGTCAGGACCGGAGGAGGCGGCCGCGCTGGCCGGTCAGTACTACGGCGACATCCCGCTGTTCCGGTCGCGACTGCTGGCCAACCTGGAGCGTCTGCGGAGCGAGCCCGGCGTCGACGCTTCCCGCGTCGGGGTGATGGGGTACTGCTTCGGCGGATCCGGCGCTCTGGAGATCGCCAGGGCCGGCGAGGAGGTCGCTGCGGTGGTGGCGTTCCACGGCGGACTGGGTACATCCGCTCCATCGACCGAGAACGGCGTGCACGCAGCCGTTCTGGTCCTCACGGGGGCGGAGGATCCGGTGGTGCCGCCTGCCGCGGTCCAGGGCTTCGAGGACGAGATGCGGGCCGCCCGGGTACAGGACTGGCAGGTGGTGACCTACAGCGGAGCCATGCATGCCTTCGCGGTGCCCGACACCGACGCGCCGGCCATGGGTGCGCAGTTCCAGGAAAGTGCGAACCACCGTTCCTGGACGGCCATGCAGAACTTCTTCAGCGAGACGCTGGCCTAG
- a CDS encoding IS5 family transposase (programmed frameshift), with protein MQNRHDLSDEQWARLEPLLPDRTPIRGGRWVDHRRVVDGVLWRTRSGSAWRDLPECYGNWKTVYNRHRRWSGDGTWQRVLSMLRADCDHGDVGEWALGVDATVIRAHHHAAGARHEPPKDIPAAVLASVVLEAPSRPSKTQGALSNYKNSADRPPPVVDREGLGRSRGGVTTKIHMAADSKCRPVGRVISAGQRHDALAFTAVLADIRIVRGRDGRPRTRPDRVLADKAYSSGRIRKSLRRRGIKATIPEPVNQINGRLSKGSRGGRPPKFDKEIYKDRNTVERTFNRLRGYRAVATRYDKREFVYRGTVDVASIGIWLRHLTENDPRDTP; from the exons GTGCAGAATCGTCATGATTTGTCGGATGAGCAGTGGGCCCGGTTGGAGCCTTTGCTACCGGATCGGACCCCGATTCGGGGTGGTCGGTGGGTCGATCACCGCAGGGTCGTCGACGGGGTGCTGTGGCGGACCAGGTCCGGTTCGGCGTGGCGGGATCTCCCGGAGTGTTACGGCAATTGGAAGACGGTGTACAACCGGCATCGTCGCTGGTCAGGGGACGGTACCTGGCAGCGGGTGCTGTCGATGCTGCGGGCGGACTGCGATCACGGCGATGTCGGTGAGTGGGCGTTGGGGGTGGATGCGACGGTGATCCGGGCGCATCACCACGCGGCAGGTGCCCGGCACGAACCGCCGAAGGACATCCCCGCCGCCGTCCTTGCCAGCGTCGTGTTGGAGGCTCCG TCAAGGCCCTCAAAGACACAGGGGGCACTATCGAACTACAAGAATTCTGCGGATCGGCCGCCGCCGGTCGTTGATCGGGAGGGTTTGGGGCGTAGCCGCGGCGGGGTGACGACGAAGATCCACATGGCGGCTGATTCGAAGTGTCGGCCGGTGGGGCGGGTCATCTCGGCTGGTCAGCGGCATGACGCGTTGGCGTTCACCGCGGTGCTGGCCGATATTCGGATCGTGCGCGGCCGTGATGGGCGGCCTAGGACCCGACCGGATCGGGTGTTGGCGGACAAGGCGTATTCCAGCGGCAGAATCCGTAAGTCGTTGCGGCGTAGGGGTATCAAGGCGACCATCCCGGAGCCGGTGAACCAGATCAACGGTCGCCTGTCCAAGGGTTCCCGTGGTGGTCGGCCACCCAAATTCGACAAGGAAATCTACAAGGACCGCAACACCGTGGAGCGGACGTTCAACCGGCTACGCGGCTACCGCGCGGTCGCCACCCGGTATGACAAACGGGAGTTCGTCTACCGAGGCACCGTCGACGTCGCCAGCATCGGAATCTGGCTCAGGCATCTAACGGAGAACGATCCACGGGACACGCCCTAG
- a CDS encoding cytochrome bc complex cytochrome b subunit, which produces MSSLTTRTKKKTNMLVKSSLDGADVRYHGARPLRTAMNKVFPTHWSFMLGEVALYSFLILLLSGVYLTLFFDASMGETVYNGVYDKLRGVPMSLAYKSTLDISFEVRGGLLVRQIHHWAALIFLASMMLHMARIFFTGAFRKPREANWILGVLLLVLGMAEGFLGYSLPDDLLSGTGLRAVSAFLLSIPVIGTWMHWAVFGGDYPGTIVIGRFYALHILVIPGVILALIAVHVALVWFQKHTQFAGPRATENNVVGVRVLPTFAAKGGGFFAVVTGIIAIMAGLFQINPIWTNGPYNPAQVSAGAQPDFYMGFLDGMVRVWPAWEIRNLFGHYMVPAVFFPAIGGATVFLILVMSYPYIEKLFTKDNAMHNILQRPRDVPVRTSLGVAFIAFYVVNLINGANDIIAYKFDISLNAMTWFGRIGSIVVPVIGYIVTYRLCLGLQHSDRDVLEHGIETGIIKRLPHGEFIEIHQPLGPVDEHGHPIPLAYQGAPVPKRMNQLGSAGRAVKGTIRPHDETGMIDNSEHASEKKSLEAGSRS; this is translated from the coding sequence ATGAGCAGTCTCACCACGCGCACCAAGAAGAAGACGAACATGCTGGTCAAGTCTTCCCTCGACGGTGCCGACGTCCGCTACCACGGCGCCCGGCCACTCCGGACGGCGATGAACAAGGTCTTCCCGACGCACTGGTCGTTCATGCTCGGCGAGGTCGCCCTCTACTCGTTCCTGATCCTGCTGCTGTCCGGTGTGTACCTGACGCTGTTCTTCGACGCGTCGATGGGCGAGACGGTCTACAACGGGGTCTACGACAAGCTCCGCGGCGTTCCCATGTCGCTGGCCTACAAATCGACGCTGGACATCTCCTTCGAGGTGCGCGGTGGCCTCCTGGTCCGCCAGATCCACCACTGGGCCGCCCTGATCTTCCTGGCCTCGATGATGCTGCACATGGCGCGCATCTTCTTCACCGGCGCCTTCCGCAAGCCGCGTGAGGCCAACTGGATCCTCGGCGTCCTGCTGCTGGTGCTGGGCATGGCCGAGGGCTTCCTCGGTTACTCCCTCCCGGACGACCTGCTCTCCGGCACCGGGCTCCGCGCCGTCTCGGCGTTCCTGCTCTCCATCCCGGTGATCGGGACCTGGATGCACTGGGCCGTCTTCGGCGGCGACTACCCCGGCACCATCGTGATCGGACGTTTCTACGCCCTGCACATCCTGGTGATACCCGGTGTGATCCTGGCGCTGATCGCGGTCCACGTGGCCCTGGTCTGGTTCCAGAAGCACACCCAGTTCGCCGGGCCACGGGCCACCGAGAACAACGTCGTCGGCGTCCGGGTGCTCCCGACCTTCGCGGCCAAGGGCGGCGGGTTCTTCGCCGTCGTCACCGGCATCATCGCGATCATGGCGGGTCTGTTCCAGATCAACCCGATCTGGACGAACGGCCCGTACAACCCGGCGCAGGTCTCGGCCGGTGCCCAACCCGACTTCTACATGGGCTTCCTGGACGGCATGGTCCGGGTCTGGCCGGCCTGGGAGATCCGCAACCTGTTCGGGCACTACATGGTTCCGGCTGTCTTCTTCCCCGCGATCGGTGGTGCCACCGTCTTCCTGATCCTGGTGATGTCCTACCCGTACATCGAGAAGCTGTTCACCAAGGACAACGCGATGCACAACATCCTGCAGCGTCCGCGTGACGTGCCGGTGCGTACCTCGCTGGGTGTCGCGTTCATCGCCTTCTACGTGGTGAACCTGATCAACGGCGCGAACGACATCATCGCCTACAAGTTCGACATCTCGCTGAACGCGATGACGTGGTTCGGCCGGATCGGCTCCATCGTCGTCCCGGTGATCGGCTACATCGTCACCTACCGGTTGTGCCTGGGTCTCCAGCACTCCGACCGTGACGTGCTGGAGCACGGCATCGAGACGGGCATCATCAAGCGGCTGCCGCACGGTGAGTTCATCGAGATCCACCAGCCGCTGGGCCCGGTCGACGAGCACGGCCACCCGATTCCGCTGGCCTACCAGGGCGCTCCGGTGCCCAAGCGGATGAACCAGCTCGGATCGGCCGGTCGGGCCGTCAAGGGCACGATCAGACCGCATGACGAGACCGGCATGATCGACAACTCCGAGCACGCCTCGGAGAAGAAGTCGCTGGAAGCCGGCAGTCGCAGTTGA
- a CDS encoding ubiquinol-cytochrome c reductase iron-sulfur subunit, with protein sequence MSGGENVTIPSDEELSSMTKEELTRLGASLDGVELVEYGERYVPGSPADIRAERSVAKWFLLAALFGLASAVLFIVWPAGYETAYSGGKQTLYGLFTPLVGVTLGACVLFFGIGIIALAKKIAPHEVAVQQRHIGMSDEIDRQTFGAEMVDTVEKMGMVKRRGMLKSTLALSGGVLGLAILVPVLGGFLKSPWAKGNNSDLWVTLWKPTVLPDKTVKKVRLTQIDGTPVRPSDLAAGSLATVFPGVEGGSKSSDSPVMLFRLRSDSKVMIRNGQDGFEFGDYYAYSKICTHVGCPVSLYEQQTGRILCPCHQSQFDVLDGAKPVFGPATRPLPQLPIELDADGYFVARSDFMEPVGPGFWESTADKGKWGSHPKGSTT encoded by the coding sequence ATGAGCGGCGGCGAGAACGTCACCATCCCGTCCGACGAAGAGCTCTCGTCGATGACCAAGGAAGAACTCACCCGACTCGGTGCGTCGCTCGACGGGGTCGAACTGGTCGAGTACGGCGAGCGCTACGTCCCCGGCTCGCCGGCGGACATCAGGGCCGAGCGCAGCGTGGCCAAGTGGTTCCTGCTGGCCGCTCTGTTCGGACTGGCCTCGGCAGTGCTGTTCATCGTCTGGCCGGCCGGTTACGAGACCGCCTACAGCGGAGGCAAGCAGACCCTGTACGGGCTGTTCACCCCGCTGGTCGGCGTCACCCTCGGAGCCTGCGTCCTGTTCTTCGGCATCGGCATCATCGCGCTGGCCAAGAAGATCGCCCCGCACGAAGTCGCCGTCCAGCAGCGTCACATCGGCATGTCCGACGAGATCGATCGCCAGACCTTCGGCGCCGAGATGGTCGACACCGTCGAGAAGATGGGCATGGTGAAGCGGCGCGGCATGCTGAAGAGCACGCTCGCCCTCTCCGGTGGGGTACTCGGTCTGGCGATCCTGGTGCCAGTGCTCGGTGGGTTCCTCAAGAGCCCGTGGGCCAAGGGCAACAACTCCGACCTCTGGGTCACGCTGTGGAAGCCCACCGTGCTCCCGGACAAGACGGTCAAGAAGGTCCGGCTCACCCAGATCGACGGGACCCCGGTTCGTCCCTCCGATCTCGCAGCCGGTTCGCTGGCCACGGTCTTCCCGGGTGTCGAGGGCGGGTCGAAGTCGTCCGACTCCCCGGTGATGCTCTTCCGTCTGCGTTCCGACTCGAAGGTGATGATCCGGAACGGGCAGGACGGTTTCGAGTTCGGCGACTACTACGCCTACTCCAAGATCTGTACGCATGTGGGTTGCCCGGTCTCGCTGTACGAACAGCAGACCGGACGCATTCTGTGCCCGTGTCACCAGTCCCAGTTCGATGTGCTCGACGGCGCGAAGCCGGTCTTCGGACCTGCTACCCGCCCGTTGCCGCAGCTCCCGATCGAACTCGACGCCGACGGGTACTTCGTCGCCAGGAGCGACTTCATGGAGCCGGTCGGCCCAGGTTTCTGGGAATCGACGGCTGACAAGGGCAAGTGGGGATCACACCCGAAGGGAAGTACGACCTGA
- a CDS encoding cytochrome c — translation MTRRSKAARRISGGLALLFALVAMGFAYSALTPAPQAAASAATSSAADIAKGKEIYQTSCIVCHGSNLQGVLTRGPSLIGVGQAATYFQVSTGRMPAVANGAQNPRKQPSYTEQQITYLSAYIEANGGGPAVPGGSLQNVADVSKGGELYRLNCASCHNFTGQGGALSQGKYAPSLDQATDQQIYAAMLSGPESMPKFSDGQITPNQKKAIITYVQNNKQSASPGGYALGGFGPAPEGLIAFLVGMGAIVALTLWMGARA, via the coding sequence ATGACCCGTCGTTCCAAAGCCGCCCGCCGGATCTCCGGCGGCCTGGCCCTCCTCTTCGCCCTGGTCGCCATGGGCTTCGCCTACTCGGCCCTCACCCCCGCCCCGCAGGCCGCCGCCTCCGCCGCGACGTCGAGCGCCGCCGATATCGCCAAGGGCAAGGAGATCTACCAGACCTCCTGCATCGTCTGCCACGGCTCGAACCTGCAGGGCGTGCTCACCCGCGGGCCGTCCTTGATCGGTGTCGGCCAGGCCGCCACCTACTTCCAGGTCTCCACCGGCCGCATGCCGGCAGTGGCCAACGGCGCGCAGAACCCGCGCAAGCAGCCGTCCTACACCGAACAGCAGATCACGTACCTCAGTGCCTACATCGAGGCCAACGGCGGCGGCCCGGCGGTGCCGGGGGGCAGCCTGCAGAACGTGGCGGACGTGTCCAAGGGCGGCGAGCTCTACCGGCTGAACTGCGCCTCCTGCCACAACTTCACGGGCCAGGGTGGCGCTCTCTCGCAGGGCAAGTACGCACCGAGCCTCGACCAGGCCACCGACCAGCAGATCTACGCGGCCATGCTTTCCGGCCCGGAGAGCATGCCGAAGTTCTCGGACGGCCAGATCACGCCGAACCAGAAGAAGGCCATCATCACCTACGTCCAGAACAACAAGCAGTCGGCCAGCCCCGGTGGTTACGCCCTCGGCGGTTTCGGTCCGGCTCCCGAGGGCCTGATCGCCTTCCTGGTCGGCATGGGTGCCATCGTCGCGCTGACCCTGTGGATGGGGGCGAGAGCGTGA